The following nucleotide sequence is from Candidatus Hydrogenedentota bacterium.
TTAGACCACAAAATGACGGCCCGGGTTTCAATTATGGTGAGATATCCGGGTTAGACCCGCCCGGCACATGGTTGAAGTGCGACGCCTCGTCGCAGATCACGTCCCAAAACACCGCCAGTTCCGACTGGGCCTTGTTTCCCGCGCCGGGGTTGTTGATGTCCGTGATGAGGAAACGCTCGATGCCCTCGCGCAGGCGGTAAATGGTGTCACCCCCGCCCGTGCCCGTGCCGGCCACGGTCACCCGCCAGTCCTCATGCACTGCGGCGGGGTTCGCCGTGATTTTCGCGGCCAGCCCGCCAGCGGGGTCGAAGATATTGTCCCATAGGTTTTGGCACTTCTCCGCAGTGTCCGCCATTTCGCGGGTGACCGCGAAACTGACGTAGGTGTAGGGGAAATCCCCGACCTCGCAGGGTTCGACCGTGCCGTTGTTGCTGCCCTCCCACTCGCGCCACCAAGGGCTTTGGGTTCGCCCCTCGTCCCAGCGCTCCAGGGGGGTGGCGCCGCCCACCGAACTTGGGCAGAGAAGAACGCTGAAATCCGTCAGATACTCGGGGTACACCGTCGCAAGGTCAAACATCTGCTCCATGGCCCGTATGGACCCGTCGCAGCCGCGGGACCGGAGGGGCGGAAAATAGCCCCCGCTCTCGTTCGCGTACATCTTCATCATCAGTCCAACCTGTTTCAGGTTGTTCGCGCAACTGGCACGGCGGGCGGCCTCGCGGGCGCGGGACAGGGCGGGCAGCAGGATGGCGGCAAGTATGCCTATAATGGCGATCACCACCAGCAGTTCGATCAGGGTAAAACCGTGTTGTCTGGTTCTCATGGTATCATGGTGCTCCACTTGGTTTGGTCCGGGTGCGCGCCGCCTGTTGATTGGCGTCTGCGGCGGGGCGCGCCCGGCCAGGCCTTTTCTTTCAGCGCACCTGAAAACTGCTCCGGGCGCGCGGGAATGCGAAAAAAGGGGGGTGGGAACAAGAAGGTGGGGCTTATAGGGCCGGGGGTGCGCGCAGGAGAAATCGGGGAAACCGGGGCGTTTCCATGGGGGAGGTCGCCGCGCCGCAGAGACGTCTGCGGGCCAGTGCGCCACAGGCGAAAAATAACAGCACCTGCACGGTTAGGGTGAGCGAGTGGACCAGTTTGCAGAAGGGGCAGTTCCCCCCGTCGTTATCCAAACAGAGACCGGGAATGAGCTCATGGACTAGGGCGACGGCAAACAAAACGAGCAGCGCGAACACCGTGGCGTAAAACAGCGTTCGCGCCCCTTGGAAGACGGTGTGCCCGACAGGCCGGACCTGCCTGCGGCGGTGGGTCTTGCATTCCCCGAGAAAAGACATCAGCCTGCCCCCCCCGCGGTGTCCGCGGCGGCGACGCAGCGGGAGCACTCCCCCTTTCCGGGGGTGTCCGCGCAAAAATAGCCAATGCCACGGTTGAAATGCGCGCTGACCCGGGGACAGGCCGCCATGAAGTCGGCGAAACTCGTGAATCGGCCGATGACCTCATCGGGCATGACGTGCTCCATTTTGCAGGCCGTCTCCTCCGCCACGCCGCCGTCAACACCCAGCACCTCCACTAAAAACCGGCGCAACGTGTCATGGCGCCGGAGCACCTCGGCGCCGATGCCCTTCCCCCGCCGGGTCAGGGTGACTGGCCTGTAAGGCGCATACTCCACCAGGCCCCGCTCCGCGAGACTGCGCAGCGCGGCGGTCACCGTGGACTTGTGCACCCCCAGACGGCGGGCAATGTCGCCCATGCGCGCCCCCGTGTTTCCGGGTGCCAGCGCGTGGATGGCCTCCAGATAATCCTCAAGGGTCGCCGTGAGTGGCCGTGCCGCCATGTTCCCTTCCTGTCCGAGCTGACTGTGGCCGTCCGCCA
It contains:
- a CDS encoding metal-dependent transcriptional regulator; this encodes MAARPLTATLEDYLEAIHALAPGNTGARMGDIARRLGVHKSTVTAALRSLAERGLVEYAPYRPVTLTRRGKGIGAEVLRRHDTLRRFLVEVLGVDGGVAEETACKMEHVMPDEVIGRFTSFADFMAACPRVSAHFNRGIGYFCADTPGKGECSRCVAAADTAGGAG